The Bos taurus isolate L1 Dominette 01449 registration number 42190680 breed Hereford chromosome 18, ARS-UCD2.0, whole genome shotgun sequence genome has a window encoding:
- the PSMD7 gene encoding 26S proteasome non-ATPase regulatory subunit 7 — MLELAVQKVVVHPLVLLSVVDHFNRIGKVGNQKRVVGVLLGSWQKKVLDVSNSFAVPFDEDDKDDSVWFLDHDYLENMYGMFKKVNARERIVGWYHTGPKLHKNDIAINELMKRYCPNSVLVIIDVKPKDLGLPTEAYISVEEVHDDGTPTSKTFEHVTSEIGAEEAEEVGVEHLLRDIKDTTVGTLSQRITNQVHGLKGLNSKLLDIRGYLEKVATGKLPINHQIIYQLQDVFNLLPDVSLQEFVKAFYLKTNDQMVVVYLASLIRSVVALHNLINNKIANRDAEKKEGQEKEDSKKDRKDDKEKEKEKSDVKKEEKKEKK, encoded by the exons ATGCTGGAGCTGGCGGTGCAGAAGGTGGTGGTCCACCCCCTGGTGCTGCTCAGTGTGGTGGATCATTTCAATCG aATAGGCAAGGTTGGAAACCAAAAACGTGTTGTTGGTGTGCTTTTGGGGTCATGGCAAAAGAAAGTACTCGATGTATCCAACAGTTTTGCag tTCCTTTTGATGAAGATGACAAAGATGATTCTGTCTGGTTTTTAGACCATGATTACTTGGAAAACATGTATGGAATGTTTAAGAAGGTCAACG ccAGAGAAAGAATAGTTGGGTGGTACCACACAGGCCCTAAACTACACAAGAATGACATCGCCATCAATGAACTCATGAAAAGATACTGCCCTAACTCA GTATTGGTCATCATTGATGTGAAACCAAAGGACCTGGGACTGCCCACAGAAGCATATATTTCAGTGGAAGAAGTTCATGAT gatggaACTCCAACCTCAAAAACATTTGAGCACGTGACCAGTGAAATTGGAGCAGAGGAAGCCGAGGAGGTCGGAGTTGAACACTTATTACG AGACATCAAAGACACTACAGTGGGCACTCTTTCCCAGCGGATCACAAACCAGGTCCATGGTCTGAAGGGACTCAACTCCAAGCTCCTGGACATCAGGGGCTACCTGGAGAAGGTGGCCACGGGCAAGCTGCCCATCAACCACCAGATCATCTACCAGCTGCAGGACGTCTTCAACCTGCTGCCGGATGTCAGCCTGCAGGAGTTTGTCAAGGCCTTTTACCTGAAGACCAACGACCAGATGGTGGTGGTATATTTGGCCTCACTGATCCGCTCTGTGGTCGCCTTGCACAACCTCATCAACAACAAGATTGCCAACCGGGAcgcagaaaagaaagaagggcaagaaaaggaagacagcaaaaaggacagaaaagacgacaaagagaaagagaaggaaaagagtgatgtaaagaaagaagagaaaaaggagaaaaaataa